A genome region from Megalobrama amblycephala isolate DHTTF-2021 linkage group LG18, ASM1881202v1, whole genome shotgun sequence includes the following:
- the LOC125252995 gene encoding olfactory receptor 4Q2-like, producing MDNLTFRNSILLVEGLKVMHQSSYLVFIVLFLAYMFAMVSNITLIFLISTEKNLHDPMHFLFCNLPVNDIIGTTVILPRLMQDILRETSERYITYVECVIQAYFVHVFTAACHYVLMIMAFDRYVAICNPLRYTTIMTNKMVVKLSASAWGLSVLVVTIMLGLTVRLPHCRSKIENPFCDNASLFKLSCENASINNVFGVVYSVIAACLSAVSIFITYVKIATVCIRSKNKALNSKAIKTCSTHLAVYVIMFVSGAIFIFLHRFPEYSESRKLCSILFHIVPPGLNPLVYGLQTKEIRQKIVKVWCRKTGYS from the coding sequence ATGGACAACCTGACATTTAGAAACAGCATTCTCCTTGTAGAAGGACTCAAAGTTATGCATCAGTCCTCTTACCTTGTTTTCATTGTGCTTTTTTTGGCTTATATGTTTGCAATGGTATCAAACATTACACTTATATTTCTGATTTCAACAGAGAAGAATCTGCATGATCCTATGCATTTTCTGTTCTGTAACTTGCCAGTTAATGATATAATAGGGACCACTGTCATTTTGCCACGCTTAATGCAAGACATTTTAAGAGAAACCTCAGAGCGCTATATAACATATGTGGAGTGTGTTATTCAAGCTTATTTTGTGCATGTATTTACAGCAGCATGTCACTATGTGCTGATGATCATGGCTTTTGACAGATATGTGGCTATATGTAATCCATTGCGATACACAACTATAATGACCAATAAAATGGTAGTTAAATTATCAGCATCAGCCTGGGGGCTGTCAGTACTTGTGGTGACAATTATGTTGGGCCTTACTGTGCGTCTGCCTCACTGCAGATCTAAAATTGAAAACCCTTTCTGTGACAATGCCTCACTATTTAAACTGTCCTGTGAAAATGCAAGTATTAATAACGTGTTTGGAGTTGTTTATTCCGTAATTGCAGCCTGCCTGTCAGCTGTATCTATATTTATAACATATGTCAAGATTGCTACTGTATGTATAAGGAGCAAAAACAAAGCACTCAACAGCAAAGCCATAAAAACTTGCAGCACTCATTTAGCTGTTTATGTAATTATGTTTGTTTCTGGAGCCATTTTTATTTTCCTTCATCGTTTTCCTGAATACTCTGAAAGCAGAAAACTATGTAGTATACTGTTTCACATTGTACCACCAGGATTAAATCCCTTAGTATATGGTTTACAAACCAAAGAGATAAGACAAAAGATTGTTAAAGTTTGGTGTAGAAAGACAGGGTATTCTTGA